One Vigna unguiculata cultivar IT97K-499-35 chromosome 7, ASM411807v1, whole genome shotgun sequence genomic region harbors:
- the LOC114191776 gene encoding uncharacterized protein LOC114191776, whose translation MASCDDDDDFSLLRDDNHHLHQPYAPHHHFSPSAVAVAPVPPKSVADDADDYGNPFDDDGGSEKRKDREEIGEGATSYGFNKRSKAPQSSAGSAEYRKDREEWSDTAIVCLLEAYTEKFTQLNRGNLRGRDWEEVAFVVSERCENQSKSVEQCKNKVDNLKKRYKLERQRMSSGCISTSHWPWFKQLEQIVGNSLPAKFSDEDKAVVSAGTSPRQSKRYGVATPSTGQANSIRSKALTNLRWRRVVFKISGAALTGSDTCNMDPKVAMLVSREVAIASRLGVEVAIVVGGCNFFSGDAWVNATGLERCTAYQVGMMATVMNSILLQSTLEKMGVQTRVQTSIAMQEFAELYNRQRAIRHLEKGRVIIFGGISFGAGNPLFSTDIAAALRASEINAEAVLKGTNVDGVYDCNSRDNNFTFEHISFRELGSRGITSMDASALSFCKENAIPVVVFNLLEPGNISKALCGEQVGTLIDQTGAVS comes from the exons ATGGCCTCTTGCGACGACGACGACGACTTCTCTCTACTCCGTGACGATAACCACCACCTCCACCAACCTTACGCCCCGCACCACCACTTCTCCCCCTCCGCCGTCGCCGTCGCTCCTGTCCCACCCAAATCCGTTGCCGACGACGCCGACGACTATGGAAACCCCTTCGACGACGACGGTGGTAGCGAGAAGCGCAAGGACCGGGAAGAGATCGGCGAGGGAGCCACGTCGTACGGATTCAACAAGAGATCTAAGGCTCCGCAGTCGAGTGCAGGTAGCGCGGAGTACCGGAAGGACAGGGAGGAGTGGAGCGACACGGCCATCGTGTGCCTCCTCGAGGCGTACACGGAGAAGTTCACACAGCTGAATCGGGGAAACCTGAGAGGAAGGGATTGGGAGGAGGTTGCGTTTGTGGTGAGCGAACGGTGCGAGAACCAATCGAAAAGCGTGGAACAGTGTAAGAACAAGGTAGATAACCTAAAAAAGAGGTACAAATTGGAGCGACAAAGAATGAGCAGTGGCTGCATTTCTACCAGTCACTGGCCTTGGTTCAAACAATTGGAGCAGATCGTCGGGAATTCTCTTCCAGCCAAATTCTCAGATGAGGATAAAGCGGTTGTTTCTGCCGGAACTTCGCCCAGACAATCGAAGAG ATATGGAGTGGCAACACCCAGCACAGGTCAAGCGAATAGCATTAGGTCAAAAGCACTGACAAACCTTAGATGGCGGAGGGTAGTCTTCAAAATTAGTGGAGCAGCTCTCACTGGATCTGATACCTGCAACATGGACCCTAAG GTGGCTATGTTAGTTTCAAGAGAAGTTGCCATAGCTTCCCGCCTTGGTGTTGAG GTTGCGATTGTTGTTGGAGGATGTAATTTCTTCTCTGGAGATGCATGGGTAAATGCAACAGGTTTAGAAAGATGTACTGCATACCAAGTTGG CATGATGGCAACAGTGATGAATTCAATATTGCTCCAATCGACTCTAGAGAAGATGGGTGTTCAGACTCGTGTACAAACTTCAATTGCCATGCAGGAGTTTGCTGAACTATACAATAGGCAGCGGGCTATAAGACATCTTGAGAAAGGAAGAGTTATTATATTTGGTGGCATCAGTTTTGGTGCTGGCAATCCACTTTTCTCAACTGACATAGCTGCAGCTCTTCGTGCTTCTGAGA TTAATGCTGAAGCAGTCCTCAAGGGTACCAATGTAGACGGTGTGTATGACTGCAACTCACGAGATAACAATTTCACTTTTGAGCACATATCCTTCAGAGAGCTGGGGTCAAGAGGAATCACTTCTATGGATGCGTCAGCGCTGAGTTTCTGCAAGGAAAATGCCATTCCTG TCGTGGTTTTTAATCTACTGGAGCCTGGGAACATCTCTAAAGCTTTATGTGGAGAACAAGTTGGCACACTAATTGATCAAACTGGAGCAGTAAGCTAA